The nucleotide window GGTACTTACTGCTTTTTGAAGGGCGAATGCCGGCAATGCAGGTACTTCCGGTGGAAAATAATCGCTCGAAGTACCCTCGCCGCGTATGGCAGCAATAGGCAAAATCAAATCTCCTACCTTATTACGTTTTTTCAAGCCACCGCATTTTCCCAGAAAGAGCACCGCTTCCGGCTCAATAGCAGATAGGAGGTCCATTACCGTAGCCGCTGTAGGGCTACCCATTCCAAAATTAATAATGGTAATATTTTCTGCGGTAGCACATTGCATGGGCTTCCCTTCACCTACAATGGGTACATCATTCCAATCGGCAAACATTTTTACATAGTTGCTGAAATTGGTTAATAACACATACTTTCCAAAATTTTTAAGGCTTTCTCCTGTGTAGCGTGGCAGCCAGTTTTCTACAATTTCCTGTTTTGTCTTCATATATATTGCTTTAGCTAAATTAAACTTTTATTTTTGGACTGATGATTTTAATAGAGTATCCGACGCCCGATTTTAAAATTGAGCTTAGAAACGACCAGCCTTTTATTTTCGATACGATTCGCCGGAAATGGTTATTGCTCCAGGACGAAGAATGGGTAAGGCAGAATTTTGTTCAATACCTTTTGCAGGTAATGCGCTATCCTAAATCTTTGATTGCGCTGGAAAAAGAAATATATCTTGGCGATCTGAAAAAGCGTTTCGACATATTAGTTTACGATTATAACCACAAACCATGGATGTTGGTTGAGTGCAAGAGAGAAAAAGTTCCTATTTCCGAAAATACGGTGCACCAGGTGCTTCGTTATAATATATCCATGCCCGCAGAATATTTAGTAGTCACCAATGGAAATCAAAATTACGGATGGCAAAAAAAAGACGGGCAGCTACTGTCTATTTCCTCACTTCCTGAATTTGTCGCTCACCACTAAATCTTTGCTGCCGGCTAAATAGGTATAAAAACCTTCTCCCGTTTTGATGCCCAGTTTTTGAGAAGCCACCATATTCACCAGGAGCGGGCAAGGGGCATATTTAGGATTTCCGAAACCCTTATGCAATATCTGCAAAATTGAAAGGCATACATCCAGCCCAATAAAATCTGCGAGTTGAAGGGGACCCATGGGGTGAGCCATACCCAGCTTCATAATAGTGTCGATAGCTTCTACACCTGCCACACTTTCATGTAGCGTGTAGATGGCTTCATTGATCATCGGCATTAAAATCCGGTTGGCTACAAAACCGGGATAGTCATTAGCTAACGCAGGCGTTTTCCCTAGTTGTTTGCTTAGCTCCACAATAGTGCCCGTTACAAAATTGCTGGTAGCATACCCATTGATCACTTCCACGAGTTTCATAACCGGAACGGGGTTCATGAAATGCATTCCTATTACCTGTTGTGGTCTGCTGGTAACCGATGCAATTTTGGTAATAGAAATGGAAGAGGTATTACTGGCCAGTATGCAATCGGGCGGCGCTGCTTCATCAGCCTGTTTGAATAGCTGTAGTTTGATAGATTCGTTTTCTGTGGCTGCTTCCACAACCAGTTGGGCGGTAGCCACTCCTTTCCCGATATTGGTTTCTGTTTGTATGTGTTGAAGGATAACCGCTTTTTGTTCTTCGCTGATGAGCTCTTTGGTAATCTGTCGATCGAGGTTTTTCGCAATAGTGCTGATGGCCTTTTGTAATTGCTGTTCTGATATGTCGATCAGTGTTACAGTAAATTGATGTTGAGCAAATACATGGGCAATGCCATTTCCCATAGTGCCGGCTCCAATAACAGAAACATTTTTTATCATACGTACTGTTTAGTTACCGGAAGATAGCAAAAAGAATTGAAGTGGTTCCGGCTGCGTTTCTCACCGGACAGCAAAGCGTTATGTAGTTTTCTTACGGACTCCACAGAATAGCGCAGAAGGAAGGTATATTGTACAATAGTACCGATTGGATATCCTTAATAGACCCATTACATTGACCTAAACGGCTATCAAACCGGCATTATAAGGGAAATTACCGGTCTAAATGACCACTCACTTTCGTATAACTTCTGTGTATTTCTGCGTTTTCAGTGAGAAGCTTTTGTCTTAAGTTTGCATAATGATGAGCAGCAAAAAAATCGGTTATATTTTTTTAGTGTTAGTAGTGGCGGGCGCATTCCTTTTTTTAGGGACCAGTCACCTGCCGGTGGCAATGCTGTTGTAAATGACAGTACGGTTCAAAGCATCGATCAGCTAACCCGGGAGGACCTGGTGGTTCCTTATGTGAAAAAGCATCAACAGTTACCGGAATACTATATCAGGAAGAGTGAAGCCCGGGAAAAAGGATGGGAAGCAGCTGCGGGCAATTTGTGTGATGTATTGCCTGGTAGGGCAATAGGGGGTGATGTGTTCTCCAACAGCGAGGGTGGTTTGCCATCTGCGGAAAAAAGAAAATGGTTTGAAGCGGACTTAAACTATAAGTGCGGCCGTCGTAATGCAGACCGCCTGCTTTACTCAAGCGATGGGTTGATATATGTTACACATGATCATTATAAAACATTTCAGCAAAAATGAAACAGGTGAAATTTGATTTTGAAAGGATAGGAACTATCGATGATTTTTATGTGATCTTGGTACGTGAATTAGGATTGCCTGAGCATTTTGGAAGAAACCTGGATGCCCTATGGGATAGTCTCACCGGCGATGTAGCGCTGCCGGTGTCTATTCAATTCGTTAATCTTTCGATGGCACAATTGGAAACCTTCGAAAAGCAGATCAGTTTATTTGAAGAAGCTGCTGAAGAGTTGGGGGCTGATTTTACTTTTGAATATTACCTTAAACCTATGTATTAAGGTGTAAACCCTTGTTGATCATTATTGATCTCCAGCCAATAGCCATCCGGGTCCTGCAGCCATAACTGTTGAATGCCATCCGGCCTGGTTGTTACTGCTCCTTTTTTACCGCCGGCATCCTCCCAGGTTAGATTATTCTTTTTAAGCTTTCCAATAAAAATTTCCAGCGATGGGACGCTGAAGCAGATGTGGTGATTTTTATAATACTCTTTTTTTCCTTCCGAACCTAGTATCAGGTGCAGGGAGGTATGAGGGCCTGTTTTTAGCCACACATGTTTCCCTAATTTAAAAGGTTCTTCTATCTGGGGAAGTCCGATAATGTTTTTATAAAAATCAGCAGCTTTTTGAAGGTTCATAACAAACAGCGCCTGATGATTCAATATGGCCACCGCCTTACTGCTGTCCTGTGCCTGTAACCAGCTGGTACCAGCCAACAATATAAAAGCAAGCAGGGCTGTTCTTAGCCGGTTGATAGAAGGTGTCATACTATTTCTTTTTAAAGAGCTCATCTTTGGTAACAATTTTTACTTTGTCACCGTCTTTTAAGGTCTGACTTACCATATTGTAAGGACCCGTGACAATCATATCACCCGGCTGTATACCCTTGGTCACTTCTATGTAGTTGATATCCTGTATGCCGGTTTTTACTACTCTTTTTTTAACGATACCATCTTTCATCACTATAAACACCACTTCCTGCATATCATTGTCTTCAGTTTCCAGGGCATCTGTGGTATTGGCTTTTTCATTTTCCTTTTTAACCTCGGCAAGGCTCTTATCGCTGTCTTTAATACGCGCGTTTACCGAAGCAATAGGCACTGCAATCACATTGCTCTTTTGCTTGGTTTTGATATCAGCGCGGGCATTCATGCCAGGCCTGAAAGGGAAACGGCTTTTCCCGGACGGGTCGATAAGATCCTGATAAGAAGATTTATCCAGGCGAATCCTCACTTCGTAATTAGTTACTTCGGTACTCGCAGCGGCAGCCAGGGCGGATTTCACACTACTGGCGATTTTGGTAACGATGCCTCTAAACTTGCGATCATTATAAGCATCTATTTCAACATCTGCATTATCCCCTATATTCACTTTTACAATATCGTTCTCACCTACGTCCACTCTTACTTCAATCGTGTTCATATCTGCAATGGTCATCATTTCTGTTCCGGCCATTTGAGCTGTACCTACTACTCTTTCTCCCTTTTCTATTTTGAGAGAAGATACAACCCCCGTCATAGGCGCAACAATCGTAGCACGGCTCAGCGTGATATTGGCCGAAGTAAGACCAGTTTGCGATGATTGTACACCTGCCTGCAGGCTGCGTATATTTTGAAGTGCCGCGTCATAGTTGGCTTTGGCAGAAGAAAGGCTGGTCTCAAATTGTTCGAATTCAGCTTTGGATATAACGCGGTCGTTGTATAAAGTTTTGTTGCGGTCGTATTGTTGCTGTGCCTGGTCCATGCTTGCCTTTAATGCGCCCAATGCTGCCCGGCTGTTGGCAACGGTAGCCTGTGATTGGCCCACTCTTGCAGCGGCTTCATCTCTTTGCAGGGCATATACATCTGCATATACTCTGGCCAGCACCTGTCCCCTGGTAACACTATCACCCTCCGCAACGGTGAGTTCGGTAACCTCACCACTAATGTCGGGGCTTATTTTAACTTCATATTCCGGGTAGATCTGCCCGCTGGCAGTTACTGTTTCGGTAATAGACCGGGAAGCCGCTTTTTCAGCTGTTACCTGCAAGGCGCCTTTACCTTTATTCATATTTACAGCGATCAGAAATACCAGCGCCAAGGCAGCCCCGGAAATGATCAGTATTTTTTGCCAACGTTTACTCATTGATATGGATGATTTGGAGTTCCAATAGTTATCAGGAAGTGATTGGGCCTATTGTTAAATTAAAGTTTTAATCCTAAGCCTTTGTAAAATTCTAATAGTTTCATTTTGAAAACATAATCATATTGCGCCGATACCAGGTTTATTTTAGCCCTGAACAAATTATTCTGATTCAGAATAAGATCAATGGGTTGTAGCAAACCTACATCAAATCTTTTCCTGGCAAAATCGTATGCCTTCTGTGCCGACTCTACTGCAACCTGTGTCGCATTGTATTTCTGGATAGCTGCCACCGCATTGGTATGCGCCTGATAAATATCCTGTTTTAAAGTGCGGCTGTCCTGTTCTCTTAACAATTGCTGGTTCTCAACATCGAGCTTTGCCTTTTGCCAGTTAATACGTGCAGATCCTCCGTTAAAAATAGGAATATTCAAAGCCAAACCTGCATTTTGACTGAAGTTGTTACTAAGTTGTCTGAAATAAGTGTTTTTGTCAAATCCCTGAGGAATCCTTGCTTCTGAATAAACGATGTAATCCTGTCCACTAATGTTTACAAGTCCGGAAGGTGCGGCAGTTATGGCAT belongs to Niabella yanshanensis and includes:
- a CDS encoding ribonuclease domain-containing protein; the protein is MHNDEQQKNRLYFFSVSSGGRIPFFRDQSPAGGNAVVNDSTVQSIDQLTREDLVVPYVKKHQQLPEYYIRKSEAREKGWEAAAGNLCDVLPGRAIGGDVFSNSEGGLPSAEKRKWFEADLNYKCGRRNADRLLYSSDGLIYVTHDHYKTFQQK
- a CDS encoding barstar family protein translates to MKQVKFDFERIGTIDDFYVILVRELGLPEHFGRNLDALWDSLTGDVALPVSIQFVNLSMAQLETFEKQISLFEEAAEELGADFTFEYYLKPMY
- a CDS encoding type I restriction enzyme HsdR N-terminal domain-containing protein — translated: MILIEYPTPDFKIELRNDQPFIFDTIRRKWLLLQDEEWVRQNFVQYLLQVMRYPKSLIALEKEIYLGDLKKRFDILVYDYNHKPWMLVECKREKVPISENTVHQVLRYNISMPAEYLVVTNGNQNYGWQKKDGQLLSISSLPEFVAHH
- a CDS encoding VOC family protein, yielding MTPSINRLRTALLAFILLAGTSWLQAQDSSKAVAILNHQALFVMNLQKAADFYKNIIGLPQIEEPFKLGKHVWLKTGPHTSLHLILGSEGKKEYYKNHHICFSVPSLEIFIGKLKKNNLTWEDAGGKKGAVTTRPDGIQQLWLQDPDGYWLEINNDQQGFTP
- a CDS encoding efflux RND transporter periplasmic adaptor subunit, whose product is MSKRWQKILIISGAALALVFLIAVNMNKGKGALQVTAEKAASRSITETVTASGQIYPEYEVKISPDISGEVTELTVAEGDSVTRGQVLARVYADVYALQRDEAAARVGQSQATVANSRAALGALKASMDQAQQQYDRNKTLYNDRVISKAEFEQFETSLSSAKANYDAALQNIRSLQAGVQSSQTGLTSANITLSRATIVAPMTGVVSSLKIEKGERVVGTAQMAGTEMMTIADMNTIEVRVDVGENDIVKVNIGDNADVEIDAYNDRKFRGIVTKIASSVKSALAAAASTEVTNYEVRIRLDKSSYQDLIDPSGKSRFPFRPGMNARADIKTKQKSNVIAVPIASVNARIKDSDKSLAEVKKENEKANTTDALETEDNDMQEVVFIVMKDGIVKKRVVKTGIQDINYIEVTKGIQPGDMIVTGPYNMVSQTLKDGDKVKIVTKDELFKKK
- a CDS encoding 3-hydroxyacyl-CoA dehydrogenase family protein, giving the protein MIKNVSVIGAGTMGNGIAHVFAQHQFTVTLIDISEQQLQKAISTIAKNLDRQITKELISEEQKAVILQHIQTETNIGKGVATAQLVVEAATENESIKLQLFKQADEAAPPDCILASNTSSISITKIASVTSRPQQVIGMHFMNPVPVMKLVEVINGYATSNFVTGTIVELSKQLGKTPALANDYPGFVANRILMPMINEAIYTLHESVAGVEAIDTIMKLGMAHPMGPLQLADFIGLDVCLSILQILHKGFGNPKYAPCPLLVNMVASQKLGIKTGEGFYTYLAGSKDLVVSDKFRK
- a CDS encoding AMP nucleosidase produces the protein MKTKQEIVENWLPRYTGESLKNFGKYVLLTNFSNYVKMFADWNDVPIVGEGKPMQCATAENITIINFGMGSPTAATVMDLLSAIEPEAVLFLGKCGGLKKRNKVGDLILPIAAIRGEGTSSDYFPPEVPALPAFALQKAVSTTIREANTDYWTGTVYTTNRRVWEHDEPFKEYLQKVRAYAIDMETATIFSVGFYNKIPTGALLLVSDSPMIPEGVKTEESDKKVTADYVENHLKIGIQSLRQLIENRQTIRHLRF